In the Silene latifolia isolate original U9 population chromosome 1, ASM4854445v1, whole genome shotgun sequence genome, gaacatgctcaattttattctaaatcgcctttaattagccaatatcgtatattactttggtttttacggatttgcgtgatttcaacattttataatcacaaaaaatacataaactcatatttatgcataagttaattaccctaacctcttaggactcaaaatttagtcttcactaataatttgaccataattaacctatattttataaaatttgttcattaatggtccaaaattacaaaaataagctattaaacttcaaataaatcacaaaatttcaaataaattcaaaatttgaaatttaaactcatgaacattctggaaaaataccatgacactcataatgttcaaaaacttaggttaaaaattttgaaattttcccggaaaaacaatgttgcggtttatcgatttttaataaaataatcataaaaacatggaaaaattattttcattaacttttcaattttagatctgaaaaagataataaaatgcaacattagacgttttttctaagtcatagattatgttttattaatttttcactaataatgtcactatttatgctatttttcttcaaaaatccataaatcatgcaaaaagacttctttatagccaattattttacacacatcttgtaaaattgcatgtgacaacatattattttctatgaccagattcgaaatttaactcatattaacctatttttcacctaaatcctaatttaataatgaaaaatccatttttcgagcataacaagtccaaaaattatgaaaatgtacaggtcatctcaaaataatatatgtgacaacatatccaaaaatcaatgaaaaattcgaagtatagctaattttagaccgaaaatgacatttttactcataaaatcatatttaaatgccattaatgtataatatgaacaataaaaatccgtaaaattaaccaaaatatcctaaaacattttaggaccagaaatattaacatgcatgaattaatttcgtgatatatcataataacacaaattttacaagttttatttgttattcttataactcggaaaaaacttttaaccgatttgcatgcaaacaaccatggctctgataccaattgaaggaaatgtagatctatatacattcTTATATATTCATatgtataaattaatttgtcataaaattaaatatggaacttatgcatgcaaactaattaataaaatgagaaagaaacattattcttacaatggatatttcggttttatgggcacaaaagaaatctccttttcttttgttcttgagctttcctttaatggaagaaacaagatccaagtgtaggatctctccttaggaataatacccaaagcttactcttaatcaaattaatattatatgagctagtataatattaatcttgtgaaaaattgaaccaaaaattgtttggttttggctcctaaaaccgggtaggagaagaggagaggaagagtgttatttttatctctctaaaaataatttttatcaagtgaatgaataattatctaaCACACCACtccatatggtgaatgataaagataataagtaaaagaacccttgttctttctaagggaaaaccgggtagggtgaagggagatgaccaatgcatggtctttgtgctcttacacaaaagacactaggtatgcatgcctaaattagaggaataattacatcttccactaacttaattaacattataagaatatgttaattatgcccaatatttcggtccatatggataacatgaatccattttatttttgtcaattgtcaatatgtcacatgtcacatgtaacataaaattgtcatgtatttttaacatattaaaaatcaacgtattaataaaaatacgtcatatacaaaaatcgacttagtaattcataattacttgtaccaaaatatattaccaatttataaatcatatttataataattcattcaattccgattgtttctttaaacaataatttcatccgagcaatgatacaattcgattactcagatcgtatctcatttaatcacattttaatttgatacgtaaattttacttccaaaatcgtccgtcaatttttcaattaatttaattaactcgtaacgttatacgatcaattaaataatcaattaagagtgttgccctataggtatgacctagggggtcaactgatcaccaccgtcacacgacagtaatgtcaaactctagtaagccaatcattaccgatatatgttgaccaattgacagtataaatacttcccaatggtattctttaaaatgagattttaatgatgatatttaaatcatatgatcgcactattgttgaggacacatttcccaacagaacgaacccatatcatccttagggtccacttttaggtgtgctcacataacaaggaaatttttacaaaattaattatacctctttggtctatgatcagagggagttatctcaaatcgattcttcgagtcaccaaagaaaaatactctcctgacccatgcactttaaggccctaacaacataagcttaggcacacacttgaactacgagcatggtttgatttcaccttttcaggtggatacgtaggcagtcttttcttacccaagaaggatacaaccacaacacccaaacaaaattaaccaaacctcagaactacgatctggtttaatttcacctcacgtgaatacgtaggcagtcctcaaggacacaaccatctcgACCATcacaattttcaaccttccaacctcaattaacatcccttccacaaacaacacctctatactgggggctccttattgtcacCCAACCTCTTTTTttccaaagtccagagtcatcttctcatcctgggggcttctcttccgagatgccacccttcctttattcctctcttattttaagcCAAGTTAGTACTCGGTTCGGACAATGACAAGGGTCTTAGATCTATTCTCCgatttatcgtgcctcaagaggggtctcttttacagcaaacgatgGTGAAAAGTGTCCCAATAGACAGATgttccatggctcatgccttacctttatatgccttcatcattcttgcaattattatatctttggaactgatacgcattgtcacccacacttggttaggggttgcgcatacttaagtaaagtctgtcaaagtcatccctgtgtcgcgttgatgtgaccataattggcgcatatttagcccccgaattaccattgtttccatgctttttagtgcctatttgggtcatttcttatctttagttctttgttttgcatattctttgagattttgatcccttggtaggaaaggagtaagaatcttgcattttcatggcaaaacgaggctaaattgattgtattcaatgaccaagcatcaagaagagacaagactagaaggcctttgtacatatcatagtagaagaacaatgttgagaaaggatccttgcgtccccaaggaaatccccaaggaatttatgaagaaaagggaagaaaagaagaagaattgacgccgaccaacaatccgaacggattgcggacaatccgtccgtccggccaaagacaatccgagcgtccctccttggaatccgctcggattccccctcgacaatccgagcgtccctctcctgaatccgctcggattgcacagcccaaatccggccgtcccgactctaatccgcacggattcctgcacagcacggatttcattcttcaagctacgaaaagagaagcccttctctcataaaataccgggtcctccttgctcaacttaaaaagtgtaattactagtttagcccttagttaaccctaatgcatcctccctaattttcactataaataccccattaggctaattagaggagcatgttcttcttatcaatatttagagtagttaatatcaatcaaatctctcttcaatattgtaatcaagtattaatcaagttttaatccaagttttagttctttaatctctctcttgttcttcctttattttgggtaattgaagattatttgggttattattgggagattgacaacctctcaatctaggattcaagtacttctattattcttgctttattattggaatcattagtaggtataatctcttaatccctttttaattattgttaattgctttcatttattcatcatgtttcatattgttggtatgattgacaaccttgctagcatgatcaacatgataatgagtgagtagtctcttagctagggtttaatgggtgattaggggaaaccaacatgggggatgattcatgcttaaatcaatatgctttcatatcttatttgcttgcttgttttgatcttaatacatgcacatgttatatttgatgaaatgctaagcctatgaatccttgcatttactatcatctcctatcttttcaatgagacttgtaagacataacccaactcgagtcttgttagaccatgcatgtgttgagtaggaaagattaagtcgacttgtaggtgttgtacaatctaatcgattcggctccgggacccaaactttcctaggattgtaagacataacccaactcaatccatcacaacaataattgcttgcttataatttgagaacatgtttgtatgatcatatcccatgattcccctatgaccccatgacaccctagtgcttttaatcaattgtttacacccctttttattcatcttgcttgtttattttcattgttattctagtttagtaaccttctacatcaacccaatttgtgacacccctagacactactagttacaatagaattctcatttcaatacccgtcccttgggatccgacctttacttgcctctttactaattgtagagttgtttgtgaagtataaattgtgttttgtatcgaccattgaccaacgaccacatatacttaattgtgaacacgaaatggcctcgatcacgcgttaaatctaagttagtgtcgcgtcagtcaaacctaagtctacatttcgcgtcgcaTCCTAGTAGATCTGTGTCATGTTAGActtatgtctaaagcccattgagtatgcataacgcattacaaacgacaaattactttgaacaagttttaaacgacttttaaaaagaaacgacttttgcaaacctatgtgtttcctcattcgagatCCATGTAataatcgcttacgtgcatatattagtttgcattcttgtgtggctactaaccatgcaggtaagtatcagaagcagtactttatcaagacttcgcttgcaacaacgagcggattttatctgacgatgtttcgacacacctcaacAATCCCCCAGCGAGATTACACggacagacattccctctcgagacacagagatcagttcccgattatgtttccccaacgagagtttgcttgaggatcGAGACAGGCTgattccccaaaatcatcgttttattccccggtgagagtttgcttgaggacagagacaggcaaatacccccaggcgatccttcatccctttaggtaacccttttcaggataaacctttaTATCCTTTCagataacccttttcaggataaaccttcatatctttcagaaacttgccttaatctttcagacaacccttCAGATAACCTTCGTATATTCAGAtaaccttcagataacccttAGATGaccctttcaggataatccttccttcagccttatcCCTTCAAGTTAATCCTTCATATGTtgatcctttcagtaaccttcagataaccccttttcagttaagtcccctttcagtcctttagagagagttgtccttcagcctttcctttagtaagagatagccttcagagttagccttcggaagtgttaagaagtttcttcagaatccctgtgacccctagatTCTttgatcccaaaatggcttcccataggttcataagcctttaagctcccacaccaaaatctttaggttcataaacccataaatccttttggagttctcatacctcagaaagcttaagcgcacgcgtttaaaacaagaattagtaacccagcagttcctaaacttaaccttaggatcccaattcctataggttcacaagcctttaagttcccaaactccctagagttcatacacttctacccttaggatcatattccttaggatcaccttttccttttagaaTCATATTTCTTTAGGATCatcacttccttagagttccgacactcaaaccttggttaccccttaagttgaacttatatttggcctccttcccgtcgatgttttcctttagggtcccacaccctagcacaatccttatatatcttttaggtcttacccttagctcctacgcttaccttaGCTCCTACGCCTACCcatagctcctatgcacctccagaagcatctcgagaaagaagtctcaggtatggtctcttcttatggctggcgagcttccttacgtagtctaatggactttaaacgaccctccccgatagtcgacagactctaaaatgatcccgacgacatgtccttggctcagaccccttgagccgcctcgcgtcgccatagtcgtcaggttgtaatattcgattgacctgatggctatactttgactttcgccttgtccaagcctcagtcaaagtgggggctctgtagatacctcatttctgcacctctcgcaaaccacccggtgatgattgggccgcatgtttgctacgcggaacgatttgtgacagttcgtaagtttatcgtcaagtgatcgctcaaatacttatatctacctcatggttgtcgtctaggtgtcattacggtcattttggcagtaattagagtacatttggtgtccgggtaaaaaaccgtcttcatttcctaaaactgtcaaatcccgagtcaaaagcaatgtgcttgtctacctaaggttaggatgttataaaatgttgagattatatctcattttgagtcccatgtcacttcattaggctaaacttaaagtttacattacaaaatgtgcatttcatttagttaaattgacaacccgagctttaggcccgttttacgaggccGTAACGAgttttttttgggtcaggcctatttcacagaaagttctagatctctttcttagctttcaaacgccaccgaaatcaccttaatccgagtcttgtagagaatgttatgcctaaaatacgacagactgtcaaaacgcgctttcttgcgcaggaggaacccgctgaggaaaggacgcagcaagtgttgcgcctcttccaagggacgcagtgcctgctgcgccttttcctcaaggctttgtttttgtccaagtttccgtgtttaacctaagtcggttgttttcggatctttctctcctttcctaaaccctaattccgtgattagtataaataggagccttcgctcctcatatttctcacgcgagtgtccgcccttctcttctccctttgcattctagacttttgttcttactttttggcgtctacgtgcttgaacattcgaccacgtaagctcggatccttctgagtaccaacctcgtttgcatgaccgaccaatttgaccaactacacatcaatcaacttaatcaaatctaatcgttttcctcttacgagggcactttctttacattcgcgtcgagcatcactaatcgatatcttagtccttctcatttcgtcaacatgtaagtctgagggtgtataatctctcttttatttattgtatcacaattgtaaggtttatgtcgaaaatacctcttaaaaccgatttctaaaccatgctttaaaaccccctttttacggattttcagaagacaaaccgtcgagaaaggacgcagcaactgctccgcctcttcgaaggagcgcagtacctgctgcgcctcttcgtgaggctgccgcagttcctgcttcctttcttcttccttcgtcctctgtaattcgtcaaagccttatttcttttattcgtctcttgttaattcttcgtcataatagcatattttcacatgtatattattcatcatcattagtaattaattcgtcattaaattcgacttaaatcccttataaccaatatttgcgggttttcgtcattaaattcaattcgggttttagaggttcgattcaatcaatattgagtctctggaattcgtcgttgacATATTTGCACCTATTATTCATCGTTTGTTCATCACATTCATCTTTAATTTGTCATgtttaaactaattaatttgtttagctaGTTTAtattgtttagttaatttatatttgttaattatctaattagtcattcattcatgtaaataattcgtttgcatccgtctcatccatgttttattgcttttatgaccgttaatcacatgtaaataatctgataatcacttccatccgagtaaatatattaatcaatccattaaaatcaccaatttacattaacgatttgcgattcgcttcacggccgaactcacccttgaatgaCGCGAGAATCGCTGCGCTCTTTCCAAAGGGCGCATCTGTgcgctgttccaggttgagttctgtctctgaactccgttgttgcttgacctagtttaattagtttacgtataattaattattaaccgtattatcgtcTACTGTTTtgttcattcttttattctttttctcaatttatccgttttaaaggtattttcgacataaatcgctaaacccgatgtaattattgtaattttctttattgtaattttatttattatatttatcatatttcttgtatcatttgtatgtcttcacatgtaattgagcattaaattcctacttcgacattaattgtatgttaaattacgtgtttcaccgacttagtctattcttcacatgctaggattaaaacttggatgttgcattgcatgcatataatcgacgatatatcgagtatagatgatgtccctaatcattagtagaggccgctatcgaggcgggcgggattaggtgttcgatcaaaagagcttcctaatacgtaccctcaccccttactccagatctctgtgaacatccgtgttcattggcatccacgagagtcattctagacatagaatgctaagggtaacgattgcttggtgttcatgtctctactttgtgtcttgacatggcacgaggtattcgaacggttccaatttcccataaaaattggtggcgactccaacaaatgtAAACTCTTGTTCCCAAGCGTCCTCGTGGGCCCCGCTGTCCACACCTAATACCAATCTTATCATGTGGATTGGGCAGTGCTCAGCTTCAAAGACTAAAAAAGGAGTGTTGTTGGCTTTTCTGCAATCTACCTTTTATCAAATTTGGATGCAGAGGAACAAAGCTAGAGTTGAGGGATGCATTCTTCGACCTGAACTAGTGTTCAAGCAGCTAATCAAGGAGATGAATGTATGGTTGAAGACTAAAACTGAAATGGCTATGGATAGTAGAGATAGAGTATGGTTTAATAGTCTTCAAATGTAATGGGTATGTCCGTTGGGATATTTAAACAGTGTGTTTGTAAATTGTAGCTTGTAATAGCTGTTTGTGCTTAATGGAATTTttacctttcaccaaaaaaaaaaaattatataaatgggTTAAAATGACTCAACCCGTGCCCACTAACTCCGTGCTGAGTTTGTGTTGTGTTATCAGGCAAGTCGCTATTTATCGCTCTAACTAGACTAACTATTACTCTATTAGTTAATTCACAATACAATTTTTCATGGCTGCTACACCTAAAATGAGATCTATTCACTAAAATGAGACCAATTTAAGTGATATTTAAATGATATTTTTTGGTATTTAGTGGTAAGTgagatcacaaaatctcattgaagacggcgatatccgtcacaaactgaagacggataccatttcctctcacaaaaaaaCCATGAGAGCcaagtggggaagcacatgggggatgCCCCACCTTGACCCCTCTCCTTTTTTGTGAAAGGTCTTCAGTTTGTGACGGGattaacccgtcacaagcaagacgctttgaagTGAGATTTCGGAAGATTAAATTAAAATATAAGTAAATTAAAAATGTGGGTAATGAATATTTGGAGGTGGGTTAGTAGCAATAAATAAAGAAAGTGTCTTGAGTGACATACGGAGTCTTAATTCAACTGCCTTTGCCTTTTGCCTTGAGCCTTTCAATTAGTTTGAAAAGTCTTCATCTTACAAATATTATTGCTTGTTTTTTCCGTGTTTTGACTTCACCATTTCCTCCCTTTGAATTATTTCTCTCTTCATCTCATATATATAACCCTCAAAGTCTTCTCCCCTTTTCATTCCAAAAAATATCATCAAATTAAACCTTCATAGTTCATAACAATCAAGCAAATCAAAGCTTactttgttcattattccttaTTTAGATTCCAACAAATTCTTAAAAAGTCAACCAACCAATAAATTTTAATAGAAATGGATCACCAAGAAATTGATGTGCCATCATTTTTCCTATGCCCAATCTCCTTACAAACCATGAGAGATCCGGTTACAGTTTCAACGGGTATAACCTATGACCGGGAAAGCATCGAGAAATGGGTGTTTTCGAACAATAACGATACATGTCCGGTAACCAAACAACCACTTAATGTAACTAATGATAATTTCCTTACACCAAACCACACCCTAAGGCGCCTCATTCAATCATGGTGCACTATCAATGCACCCTATGGCGTTGAACGCTTTCCTACACCGAAACCACCCGTCTCAAAATGCCAAATTCTTAAACTCGTTCAAGACGCCTCGGCCTCAAACTCGCCTCAACGACTTATAAGGTCCATTGAGAAATTGAAGTCCATTGCTAATGAAAGTAGTGCAAACAAACGTTGCTTAGAGACTACTTCACAAGCTATCGAGTTTTTAGCCCGTGTAATCATCCAAGACAACAACAATGGAACTCAAGCATTAAGTATCTTAGCTCTATTGCAAATAACAGATGAAAGAGTACTAAAAACTATCCTAGCTGAAAAGGATGGAGCGATTTTCGAGTCATTAATAAAGATAATGCAAAAGAGTAATTACGACTCTAGGGCATACGCAATGGGGTTCATGAAGGTTCTTGTACAAGCAGCCGAACCAACCCAAGTGGTTGCTCTTAGGGTTGACCATTTTATTGAAGTAGTCCAATTGTTAAAGGATGAGGTATCCCCTAAGGCAACTAAAAACGGTTTAAAGTTTCTAGCCCTAGCTTGTCCATGGGGAAGGAACCGTGTTAGGGCAGTCGAAGCTGGTGCGGTCCACGTACTTGTAGACCTAATGCTTGAGTCCAAGGAAAAGCGGACAATGGAAATGGCATTCGCGGTATTGGACCAACTATGTGGGTGCGCAGAGGGGAGAGCTGAGCTGCTTAGCCATGGCGCGGGCTTAGCAGTGGTGTCTAAGAAAATTCTTAGGGTTTCACACTTTGCAAGTGAAAAGGGTGTAAGGATTTTATACTCGATTGCTAGGTTTTCGGGGAGTTCGAGTGTGGTGCAACAAATGTTGGAGCTAGGTGTGGTGGTGAAATTGTGCTTGGTTTTGCAAGTTGATTGTGATGTTAAGACTAAGGAGAAGGCAAGGGATATCTTGAAGTTGCATGGCAAGGCTTGGAAGAACTCTCCTTGTGCTCCTAATCATATTCTTGGATCTTTGCCTTGTTAATTAACAAATTTTGAAAATTATTAGGAttaattatatatatttagttGCTAGCTAGCTAGACAAGCAAGAAAGTGCAATTCATAGACTTGGGTCTATAATTATTAGTTCATCATTATTACTCTGTGTAAATAATCTAATTCattgaaataaataaaaaaagagaTTTAGATACACACATAATTCTCCCTCTATTGTCTATTAAATTTGTATTGTCCCATTTGGCGaaaattaattatttatgatGGAGGGAGTAATAGTTATCTAACTAGGATCGatataagaaataaaataaataaaataaaagagttgGTGCAACTACGGTACGTGGGAGCATCAACTATATGAACTCATTTTTTGTTGTAATATTTTGAGTAGAAACAATTAATTGAACCTAATTTCTGTATGCGGGTTTTCTCTTTTTATAAAACTGTATTTTTCGACATTATTTGAGAAATGCAATTAAGCTAGATACATTAGAGTTTTGTTAATTGAAGAATGTTAGGTTTATATTATCTTACAATTTAGTTGATTAAAAGTTCTAATTGTataatttgtgaattattttgtACAATTTTACAATTGTACGATTTGATCCTATTAATTTAATCCTAGTTAGTTTTATCACTTTGAAAAAGGAACATCGATCAACATAATATCTTCATCCCATTACAAAGGAACAAGACCACAGAGATTTTTATCCGTTGGTTACCTCCACAACACGGGTGGGTAATTTTAAATACGGACGAATCTTTTAAAGGTAATCCAGACCCTACGGGTGGGGGAGGTATATTTCGAGATGAGACTGGTAATtttattacaacttattatttTTTATGCGGTATTTGCTCGTCTATGAAGGCCGAACTTCTCGCCTTACTAGCTGGGCTAGAGAGAGCGAAATTTCTCCATATTTCGAGACTACTCATTCATATAGATAATTCTCCATGTGTCAACCTTATTAACAAAGTTCAAATGATGAGCAATAATCTGGAATTCATCGTCAGAAGATGCAAAGAGTTGATAGAAGAAAACCAGTGGAGGATCAAGCTGGAGCATACGTTTAGAAAAGCTAACAGAGCTGCTGATTTCCTAACTAAGAAAGGAGTCAATTCTAGTACTTTAATTACGCATTGACGTTTGGTTCAACAAAGGGTAAGGGATGGAAACAAGAAAGAGTAAGGTGGGGAAAGGAATGAGATCACCCATAAGTTTGCTTATTGTTTGGTTAGTTTATATGAAAGGGAATACCATATCTATCAACAATCATTCATTCACTCACCCACCACAAACCACCATCACTACCCGCCACAAACCACCACCATCGCCGGTTACATATTGCTTTGGCACCTTTTATTACCGGGCACCACTGCCGGAGTCCATTTTTCCTCACCGACAGCCCTTTCCTTCAGACGAAACCCCCACGACAGCCACCATAACGACTTGCCGCCAGGCTCTTTAACCACTGAAATCTCCTCCCACACCGCCAGAAACACCAGATTTGGCGTTTTAGAGGGTGGAGGGGGAGATTTCGGCGGTAAAGGGAGGAGATTTAGGGTGATGCGTGGTGGTTTACGAGGTGGATGTTGATGTTTCCGGTTGAATAGAAGGGTGGTGGGACAGTGCCCAACGAATGGTGACGGCGACGGCTGAGTGTCGCCGGTGCCGACGGCGCGTTAGTGGCAGGCGACAGTTGGCGGTGATGGGCGGTGGTGGACGTTGGAGGTGGAGGGACGTTAAGGGTGTGTTGGTGGTTGGGTGGCCGGATTAGGGGGTAAAGGAAATGTGATTCCTTAGGGGGGGTAAGGATATAAAAGACTTTGGAGTAATGGGAAGGGGAAAGTGAATTGAAAAATTGGCAAAACAAACAATAACAAAGGGTATCATTAGTTTTCATTCCCTTACCCTTTCTTTTACACCCCATACCAAACGGCTCCTTAGATTTTCCTTCTAGTGAGTTACGTCTCATTCTTAGGGAGGACATATTTGGGGTGGCTATTCCCTGTGTAATAGCTAGTAGTTTATTTTATCGGGGCTTCGCCCCTCTT is a window encoding:
- the LOC141592356 gene encoding E3 ubiquitin-protein ligase PUB23, which encodes MDHQEIDVPSFFLCPISLQTMRDPVTVSTGITYDRESIEKWVFSNNNDTCPVTKQPLNVTNDNFLTPNHTLRRLIQSWCTINAPYGVERFPTPKPPVSKCQILKLVQDASASNSPQRLIRSIEKLKSIANESSANKRCLETTSQAIEFLARVIIQDNNNGTQALSILALLQITDERVLKTILAEKDGAIFESLIKIMQKSNYDSRAYAMGFMKVLVQAAEPTQVVALRVDHFIEVVQLLKDEVSPKATKNGLKFLALACPWGRNRVRAVEAGAVHVLVDLMLESKEKRTMEMAFAVLDQLCGCAEGRAELLSHGAGLAVVSKKILRVSHFASEKGVRILYSIARFSGSSSVVQQMLELGVVVKLCLVLQVDCDVKTKEKARDILKLHGKAWKNSPCAPNHILGSLPC